A genomic segment from Candidatus Endomicrobium procryptotermitis encodes:
- the lepB gene encoding signal peptidase I: MEVKLFIAGCILFCVAMFMLLIKNKFTGKVSQSLFKNVYSWVDTAWSALIIASILMFFFIQAFKIPSGSMRTTLLEGDHLFVNKFIYGFHVPFSDGKRIFAIKNIVRGDIVVFKCPTQALTVSEREAGIKKDYIKRCVAVAGDIVEIKDKKLFVNGVPVDEPYISYSDPSIFQSFNLFNSETEYQQAWENGKFTTVPPTFMRDNFGPVAVPANSYMMLGDNRDYSFDSRFWGPLPDKYIKGKALLLYWPLKRIRII; encoded by the coding sequence ATGGAAGTTAAACTTTTTATCGCGGGTTGTATTCTTTTCTGTGTTGCAATGTTTATGCTGTTGATAAAGAATAAGTTTACGGGAAAAGTTTCACAGAGTTTGTTTAAAAACGTTTATTCGTGGGTAGATACGGCATGGTCTGCTCTCATAATAGCGTCAATTTTAATGTTTTTCTTTATTCAGGCTTTCAAAATTCCTTCCGGAAGCATGAGAACAACTCTTCTTGAAGGAGATCATCTATTTGTAAATAAATTCATTTATGGTTTTCATGTGCCTTTCAGCGATGGTAAGAGAATTTTTGCCATAAAAAACATTGTAAGAGGAGATATAGTCGTTTTCAAATGTCCGACTCAAGCTTTGACTGTATCGGAAAGAGAAGCGGGAATTAAGAAAGATTATATTAAAAGATGTGTCGCCGTTGCGGGAGATATAGTCGAGATAAAAGATAAAAAACTATTTGTCAATGGAGTACCGGTTGACGAGCCATATATAAGCTATTCAGATCCGTCTATTTTTCAAAGTTTTAACCTATTCAACAGTGAAACAGAATATCAGCAGGCATGGGAAAACGGTAAGTTTACAACAGTTCCTCCAACTTTTATGAGAGACAATTTTGGACCCGTCGCCGTTCCAGCAAATTCGTACATGATGCTTGGTGATAATAGGGATTATTCTTTTGATTCACGCTTTTGGGGACCTTTGCCAGATAAATATATAAAGGGAAAGGCGCTACTTCTTTATTGGCCTTTAAAACGCATAAGAATAATATAA
- the lepA gene encoding translation elongation factor 4 produces MSNIRNFCIIAHIDHGKSTLADRLLEYTGTISKREMKDQILDGMELERERGITIKAKAVRMNYTDKNGKKYILNLIDTPGHVDFTYEVSRALAACEGALLVIDATQGVEAQTLANTMLAKNASLKIIPVINKIDLPTADVDSTYEQMKEGLNVDAEPILASAKEGIGIDEIVYSIVENIPPAKVVLDEPLSAIIFDSFYDSYRGVIVIIRVFDGSIRKGMKIRFIASDVEYDVLEVGYMRIRPIESDSLSSGEVGYMVAGIKDIHDIKIGDTITDSAKPTKNQHPGYKEIHPFVFAGLYPNSTSDYDALKSALEKLRLSDSSLVYFPETSVALGFGFRCGFLGSLHLEIVKERLEREFGLSLLVTSPNVVYKVKTLKGQFVTIDNPAKFLNNSEISEIWEPYVEAAIISPVDYLGAILDLCQKRRGKQIQMKYLNAKIIVLKYHLPLAEIIVGFYDALKSVSKGYASFDYEHIEPQPGDLVKLEIMINGEVVDAFTVIVHKDKVQNAAHYLTEKLRGIIPRHMFEIPIQARVNNKIIARETISAVRKDVLAKCYGGDITRKRKLLEKQKEGKRKMRQFGRVEIPPEAFIAVLKIDD; encoded by the coding sequence ATGTCTAACATAAGAAATTTTTGTATTATAGCGCACATCGATCACGGTAAGAGCACTTTGGCCGATAGGCTTCTTGAATATACAGGAACAATATCCAAAAGAGAGATGAAAGATCAGATTCTTGACGGAATGGAGCTTGAAAGGGAAAGAGGGATTACAATTAAAGCGAAAGCCGTAAGAATGAATTATACTGACAAAAACGGAAAAAAATATATTTTAAATCTTATAGACACTCCGGGTCATGTCGATTTTACCTATGAGGTTTCGCGCGCTCTTGCGGCATGTGAAGGAGCTCTTTTGGTAATAGACGCCACACAAGGCGTTGAAGCACAGACGCTTGCCAATACCATGCTTGCAAAAAACGCGAGCCTCAAAATAATTCCAGTTATAAATAAAATCGATTTGCCTACCGCTGACGTTGACAGCACTTACGAGCAGATGAAAGAAGGTTTGAACGTTGATGCAGAGCCGATACTCGCAAGTGCGAAAGAAGGGATAGGCATCGACGAAATCGTATATTCCATCGTTGAAAACATTCCTCCGGCAAAAGTTGTCTTAGACGAACCTTTGTCTGCAATAATTTTTGATTCGTTTTATGATTCCTACAGGGGCGTTATTGTCATAATAAGAGTTTTTGATGGAAGTATCCGAAAAGGAATGAAAATAAGATTTATAGCTTCTGATGTGGAATATGACGTTTTGGAAGTCGGATATATGAGAATAAGGCCGATTGAGTCCGACAGTTTGTCTTCGGGAGAAGTCGGATACATGGTTGCTGGAATAAAAGACATACACGACATAAAAATTGGAGACACGATAACCGACAGCGCAAAACCTACGAAAAATCAGCATCCGGGATATAAAGAAATACATCCTTTTGTTTTTGCTGGTTTATATCCTAACAGCACTTCCGATTATGATGCATTAAAAAGTGCTTTGGAAAAACTGAGACTTTCTGATTCCTCTTTGGTTTATTTTCCAGAAACCTCAGTAGCATTGGGATTTGGTTTCAGATGTGGCTTTCTGGGTTCTCTTCATCTTGAGATAGTCAAAGAAAGACTCGAAAGGGAGTTTGGGTTGAGCCTTTTGGTGACATCGCCGAATGTCGTGTATAAAGTCAAAACGCTTAAAGGTCAGTTTGTAACTATAGATAATCCCGCTAAATTTCTTAACAACTCAGAAATTTCAGAAATTTGGGAACCTTATGTCGAGGCGGCAATTATCTCCCCAGTAGATTATCTCGGCGCTATTTTAGATTTGTGCCAGAAAAGAAGGGGAAAACAAATACAAATGAAATATCTGAATGCAAAAATAATAGTACTGAAATATCATCTACCTCTTGCGGAAATAATAGTCGGTTTTTACGATGCATTAAAGTCAGTGTCAAAAGGGTATGCCTCTTTTGATTATGAGCATATAGAGCCGCAGCCTGGAGATTTAGTTAAACTTGAAATTATGATTAACGGAGAAGTCGTTGATGCTTTTACCGTTATAGTACATAAAGACAAAGTGCAAAATGCCGCGCATTATCTTACGGAAAAACTACGCGGAATAATTCCGAGACATATGTTTGAAATTCCAATACAGGCAAGAGTAAACAATAAAATTATAGCTAGAGAAACGATTTCTGCCGTAAGAAAAGACGTTTTGGCAAAATGTTACGGTGGAGACATAACGAGAAAAAGAAAACTGCTGGAAAAACAGAAAGAAGGAAAACGTAAAATGAGACAGTTCGGGAGAGTAGAGATTCCACCTGAAGCGTTTATTGCCGTATTAAAAATAGATGATTGA
- the ptsP gene encoding phosphoenolpyruvate--protein phosphotransferase, with protein sequence MHLTKKNIILKGVAASPGIAIGKVFLLEDDEYFLIHKEIPKNERAGELKRLDEAIEKTRAELKTTYQKINSLLGENYAKIADVHLMILDDPVMKKDVVKMVEDGVNAEYAVFKVLDKIIRSFDAIEDDYFRERKQDIQDVTKKILENLLGKEKRTLSNIDNESIVVSHNLTPADTVAIREKFVKAFATDIGGKTSHTAIVAQSLEIPAVVGLRSISANALSGGVIIVDGNQGLVILNPTEETIANYKKELDIQAAKSKELAKLKDLPAETTDKHTVQLLANIDNPDEVKSVINNGASGIGLYRSEFMFFNRSTMPSEKDHYQSYMEVAKMMMPHSVIVRSIDLGGDKLTNLGFLNMKREQNPFMGLRAIRLCLKYPEIFIDQLRGILRASAEGKIKLMYPMISGLEELREANKILEKVKKSLHSENIKFDENIEVGAMIEVPSAAIIADVLSKELDFISIGTNDLIQYTLAVDRVNENVTHLYEPSHPAILRLIKRIIDAGHDSGIDVGMCGEMAGDPYYAILLLGMGLDEFSVSPAQIPKIKKVIRSISYEDAKEAADQILKCKDKESITKIMKKLKSKEMY encoded by the coding sequence ATGCACTTAACAAAGAAAAATATTATTTTAAAAGGTGTTGCGGCCTCTCCAGGCATAGCTATCGGAAAGGTATTTTTGCTTGAAGATGATGAATATTTTCTTATACACAAAGAAATACCGAAAAATGAGCGCGCCGGTGAATTAAAACGTTTAGACGAAGCCATCGAAAAAACGAGAGCCGAACTTAAAACGACATATCAGAAAATCAACAGTCTTTTGGGTGAAAATTATGCGAAAATCGCCGATGTTCACTTAATGATTCTTGACGATCCTGTGATGAAAAAAGATGTCGTAAAAATGGTGGAAGATGGAGTGAACGCCGAGTATGCCGTATTTAAAGTTTTGGATAAAATCATACGCTCTTTTGACGCCATAGAAGATGACTACTTCAGGGAAAGAAAACAAGATATACAAGACGTTACAAAAAAAATACTTGAAAATCTGCTGGGTAAAGAAAAGAGAACTCTTTCAAATATTGATAATGAGTCGATAGTCGTTTCGCATAATCTGACTCCGGCGGACACCGTGGCAATAAGAGAAAAATTCGTTAAAGCTTTTGCGACCGATATAGGTGGTAAAACCTCGCATACGGCCATTGTGGCGCAAAGCCTTGAAATACCGGCGGTCGTAGGATTAAGAAGCATTTCGGCAAACGCATTGTCGGGAGGCGTGATTATCGTTGACGGAAATCAGGGGCTTGTAATATTAAATCCTACCGAAGAGACGATAGCCAATTATAAAAAAGAACTTGACATACAGGCGGCAAAAAGCAAAGAGCTTGCAAAACTGAAAGATTTGCCTGCGGAAACTACAGATAAACATACAGTGCAGCTTTTGGCAAATATAGACAACCCCGATGAAGTAAAATCCGTTATAAATAACGGAGCAAGCGGAATAGGTCTATACAGAAGCGAGTTTATGTTTTTTAACCGCAGCACTATGCCTTCGGAAAAAGATCATTATCAAAGCTATATGGAAGTCGCTAAAATGATGATGCCTCACAGCGTTATTGTCAGAAGCATAGATTTGGGAGGAGACAAGCTTACCAATCTTGGATTTTTAAATATGAAAAGAGAGCAGAACCCTTTTATGGGACTGCGCGCGATAAGACTTTGTTTAAAATATCCAGAAATATTTATCGATCAGCTGAGAGGAATTTTAAGAGCTTCAGCTGAAGGCAAAATAAAGCTTATGTATCCGATGATTTCCGGGCTTGAAGAACTCAGGGAAGCAAATAAGATACTTGAAAAAGTGAAAAAGAGCCTGCATTCAGAAAATATCAAATTCGATGAAAACATAGAAGTCGGAGCGATGATAGAGGTTCCTTCCGCTGCGATTATCGCGGATGTTCTGTCAAAAGAGCTGGATTTTATTTCCATAGGAACAAATGATCTCATCCAATATACTCTTGCGGTTGACAGAGTAAACGAAAATGTCACGCATTTGTACGAACCTTCACATCCTGCTATTTTAAGGCTTATAAAAAGAATAATAGATGCAGGGCATGACTCCGGAATAGACGTAGGTATGTGTGGAGAAATGGCCGGCGATCCTTACTACGCTATTCTGTTATTGGGAATGGGGCTTGATGAATTCAGCGTTTCTCCGGCGCAGATACCGAAAATTAAAAAAGTCATAAGAAGCATTTCTTATGAAGATGCAAAGGAAGCGGCAGACCAGATTTTAAAATGTAAGGATAAAGAGTCGATAACTAAAATTATGAAAAAATTAAAAAGCAAAGAAATGTATTAG
- a CDS encoding HPr family phosphocarrier protein, with protein MKEKIIKVSNKMGLHARPAAKLVQTSSKFQSNVKILKDDFEVDAKSIMGVMTLAAAFGSELKFVAEGPDEIEALNSIEELFNSDLVE; from the coding sequence ATGAAAGAAAAAATAATTAAGGTTTCAAACAAAATGGGGCTGCATGCCAGACCTGCGGCTAAGCTTGTGCAGACTTCTTCAAAATTTCAGTCAAACGTCAAAATTTTAAAAGATGATTTTGAAGTTGACGCCAAAAGCATTATGGGAGTAATGACTTTGGCGGCGGCGTTCGGCAGCGAACTTAAATTTGTAGCGGAAGGACCTGACGAAATAGAAGCTTTGAATTCCATAGAAGAACTTTTTAATTCGGATTTGGTGGAATAG
- a CDS encoding PTS system mannose/fructose/sorbose family transporter subunit IID — MFKIYGKMFLKTFFIQALWNFERLQNIGFLFILKPFLDKVYLNPDRKKEALMRHTGFFNTHPYMANIIVAIAANAEKEIAEDEGMGKKLPDVNFIKSVMSGPLAAIGDSFFWGTLRPLTAFLSIFFVILFSRVLDPAYCWIVPLIFLFTYNCVHIPIRYWLFFISFKLDREMLIVIPKLEIKFLGDMSRYAGLLLVIASLVVYFMIFVSPLSTNFFAAKVPDTLIFGTLLVFSMIFGRLSATFMFYSVVLLCVLISYLGL, encoded by the coding sequence ATGTTTAAAATATATGGAAAAATGTTTCTAAAAACTTTTTTTATACAAGCTTTGTGGAATTTTGAAAGGCTTCAAAATATAGGTTTTCTTTTTATATTGAAGCCTTTTTTGGATAAGGTTTATTTAAATCCTGATAGAAAAAAAGAAGCGCTTATGCGACATACGGGTTTTTTTAATACACATCCTTACATGGCAAATATAATAGTTGCCATAGCTGCAAATGCCGAAAAAGAAATAGCCGAAGACGAAGGTATGGGCAAAAAACTGCCGGACGTTAATTTTATAAAAAGCGTTATGTCAGGTCCCTTGGCAGCAATAGGAGATTCATTTTTCTGGGGCACGCTGCGTCCGCTTACAGCTTTTTTGAGCATTTTTTTCGTGATTTTGTTTTCGCGGGTTTTAGATCCCGCTTATTGCTGGATTGTGCCTTTGATTTTTTTGTTTACTTACAACTGCGTGCATATACCGATTAGATACTGGCTTTTTTTTATAAGCTTCAAGCTTGACAGAGAAATGCTTATAGTAATCCCTAAACTTGAAATTAAATTTCTAGGAGATATGTCCAGATATGCCGGTCTTCTTTTAGTGATTGCCTCTTTGGTTGTTTATTTTATGATTTTTGTTAGCCCACTAAGTACGAATTTTTTTGCAGCAAAAGTGCCGGACACTCTTATATTCGGAACACTGCTTGTTTTCTCGATGATTTTCGGACGTTTGAGTGCGACTTTTATGTTTTACAGCGTAGTTTTACTGTGCGTGTTAATCTCATATTTAGGATTATGA
- a CDS encoding PTS sugar transporter subunit IIC → MIIENIVILAFIAAVCSMDVTAFGQFMICRPIFCAPLFGYLMGDISIGLWIGMIVEMVWINSIPLGTAVPIDIASISINATFWACKYYPSIQEAAICALLFAVPFAYFYKEIDINGRNMNIRIMKWVENGIKEGKEWKINAGVFFSLFLFLLRAFIFYLIVMFLGGVIFQLIYLQIPAFVIAGLKKAWYLLPILGFGSVLYNFKNIRLPFIKR, encoded by the coding sequence ATGATCATAGAAAACATTGTAATTTTGGCGTTTATTGCCGCTGTTTGCAGTATGGACGTTACGGCATTCGGACAGTTTATGATATGTCGTCCTATTTTTTGCGCTCCGCTATTCGGTTATCTTATGGGAGACATAAGCATAGGTCTTTGGATAGGAATGATAGTTGAAATGGTATGGATTAACTCGATACCTTTGGGAACTGCAGTGCCTATTGATATTGCGTCAATCAGCATAAACGCGACATTTTGGGCATGCAAATATTATCCTTCAATACAAGAAGCCGCAATTTGCGCATTACTGTTTGCCGTTCCATTCGCTTATTTTTATAAAGAAATAGACATCAATGGAAGAAATATGAATATAAGAATTATGAAATGGGTTGAAAATGGTATTAAAGAAGGGAAAGAATGGAAAATTAATGCAGGAGTATTTTTTAGTTTGTTTTTATTTTTGTTGAGAGCTTTTATTTTTTATCTTATAGTAATGTTTTTGGGCGGCGTAATATTTCAGCTTATATATTTGCAGATTCCGGCTTTTGTGATAGCTGGATTAAAAAAGGCATGGTATCTTCTTCCAATTTTAGGGTTTGGTTCGGTCCTGTATAATTTTAAAAATATCCGACTTCCCTTTATTAAAAGGTAA